AGTACTATATTCACGGACTCTATCTTGGCTGCGTTACCGGCTTCTGCCCTGAATCTGCACTGCTCTATCTGTGTTCTGCACTCATCTTCTATAAGAGAAGGGGAATAATCGGCAAAGGAGAACATATTGTATAGTTCAACGCTCTTATCAGCCTTATTCCAGTCGCAGATCAGTTCTATTTCACCCCGGTTCTGTTTATAACTGACATCTGTTCCTTTGGAGGAGACAAAATGGAATTCATACTGATTTACAAAAATCTCTGCAGAATTGATTCCGCCTTCTGAATGACTGTCATTTTTGAAAAGACTCTCTGTTATCTCTGAAAGCACAGGCATAAGATCCCTCTCTGAGAGTCTTCCTGAATTTTCACTGACCTGAGGATTTGCATAGGAGGGAATGGGATAGTAGGCATTTCTTACAAAGGAGGCCGAATAGATGGCAGTTTTCAGTTTTTCACTGATTTCCTCTTCTGTCATATTGTTGCCGAGAACCACAGTGGCAGAACCTCTATAATTTTTACAGTCCTCCGAATAATCCTTGAAAACAGTTACTGTAAAGCTGCTCACATCCTTGCTGCGGTTCATATCCAGATCTTTTCTGATAAAAAACAGTTCCCTGGATCTGCTTTTCTTTTCAAGAATTGTCCATTCATTTATCTCTGCATTAATAAGCTGTTTCTGAATTGTATTAATCATTATGCAAGTTTTCCTTTAGTTTTCAGGTAGGGTCCGCCGGTGGAGGTCTTTACGAATTCTTTGTATCCTTTTCCACAGGCTCCGGAACCGGATAGTTCAAGGTCAGGACTTACCATGGAGATGGATTTGAGAAGATCGGGGACAAAGCCAGTGAGAAAGACAGGTGAGACAATCCTCCCTGTGAGCTTTCCATTTACAATCTCTCTCCCTTTCACGGCAACACACTGGATTCCCCAGTTTTTAGGATCTTCCATTCCGCTGCTGAAATTTTCCAGAAGATACCCTCTGTCTATGGAGGAGATCATATCATCAAGGGAATCAGTTCCCGGACTGAAAAAGGTATTGGTCATTCTTGTGTAGGTTTTTCTTTCAAAGGATTGGCGTTTACCGTTTCCTGTAGGTTTTGTTCCCAGTTTAAGGGCAGAAAGGAGATCGGAAATCCCCATCTTCAGAACCCCTTTATCAATTATCTTTGAATTTGCCCCCCCCATCCCTTCATCATCAAATAGATAGGAGGACACCTGATCTGCAGCCGCTGCACCGTCATGCATATTTACTTTTTCAGAAGCAACAGCCTTGTTCATATAATCTGCGGCCATAGCACGTTTTTTCACAAACATATCCATTTCCACTCCATGACCGAAGGCCTCATGAGCAATGAGTCCCGACATTGCCGGATTACAGATAATATCGTACTCACCGGGTACCAGACGTTCCGAGTTCAGAAGATCTTCTACTTCATCTATTGCATCTTTCAGAGCATCCTGCATCTCATCCAGAAGTTCAGTTCCCTTCATACCGGAAAAGCTTTTATGAGTATATTTAATTCCCTTTTCATTCTTTCCTATGGGGAACATATAACCCTGTGACCAGATATATGACTGATCCAGGTCTTTATTGGATGAAATAAAAATCTTTGAGATATGTACATATTCATAGATAACCCTCAGATCAACCAGAAAATCAGCCATTTTGAGGCCTTCATCCATTCTAGCCTTCAGCTGATTGATTATGGTTTCAGAACCGGTCTGGACAGGTGAATTTTTAACGGTTCCTCTAAAGGATTCACTCCATTTCTCTTCTTCGATCAGAGGATATTCAACCTGATTCAGACTCTTACTGAGAATCACTGCTTCTTCTGCACTCTGTCTGATGGCAGCAGCAGTTTCCTCAATATCTTTAAGCTGTGAAAATGAGTATTCACTATAGCCTCTGCCGTTATAGATACGGCAGACAAATCCTCTTTCAGCCCAGGATGATTCATTGATCGATGATCCTGTCTTCATCATCTGGTAACGGGTGCCGGAGCTGTCGCAGCCCAGGATTGATATATATTTAAACTCTTTGGATAACAGGCTGACAAGCTCTTTCAGCTTTACCCTATGATCCTGCAGAAAGGATGATATTTGCACGTTCATTAGATTCCTCCATACTATTTGTAACATTTCAGTCGATTTCTTGTAAAGAAAAGAAATGAATCTTAAAACTATTTGAAAATTCAGTTCACTTAAGGATAAAATTAAATATGGATATTTTTAGTAAAGCTGAGATTCTGGCTGTTGATGATACTCCGATGAATCTGGATATTATCCTTGAAACCCTTGATGATGATTATGAAATCAGTATCTCCTCCGATGGAAAAGAGGCTCTTGAGGTTCTGGAGACCATTATTCCAGATCTTATTCTTCTGGATATAATGATGCCGGGAATGGACGGATTTGAAGTCTGTTCCATTCTGAAAAAAGATGAAAGATTGAAGGATATTCCTGTAATATTCTTAACCGCTCTCAACTCTACAGAGGATGTGGTCAAAGGTCTCAGTCTTGGTGCTGTGGATTATATCTATAAACCTTTTAATCCCGAAGAACTGCGCTCCAGAGTTCGTACTCATATCGAACTGAAGAGAAGCAGGGAAGAGATCGTCAGACAGAATTTTGAACAGAAGGAACTGCTTCATGTTCTCTGCCATGACCTGGCAAATCCATTTACCAGTATTCTAGGTGTTCTCAGTATTCTTGAGGACGATCTTCCGGATGAACTGGACTATTATTTCAAGCTGCTGCAATCGGCAGCAAACAACGGTACTGAAGTGATTAACCTTGTCCGTCAGATGAGACAGGCTTCTGAAAAAGGCATTGATCTGGAATCTCTGAATTTAAAAGAGATGCTTGAAGAGTCAATCAGTATGCTAAGACAGAGGATCACAGACAAAAAACTGGATGTGGAGATTAATGTTGATCAGTCTCTTCAGGTTCAGGCTGAAAAAACTTCCCTTATAAACTCTGTTCTCAATAATCTGATGACTAATGCGGTCAAATTCTCCTATTCACATGAAAAAATACGTATTGATGCAGAAGAGAAGGGTGATGGAATTGTCCTCAGTATCAGGGATTATGGAATGGGAATGCCCGAAGAAATAAGGGAAAACATGTTTGATATATCCAAAAATATAAGCCGTAACGGTACAGATGGTGAAAAAGGGACCGGATTCGGTATGCCTACGGTTAAAAAGTTCATGGAGCTTTACGGCGGATCTCTGGAAGTTTCTTCTCTGGATGAGAAAAGCAGTCCCCGGGATCATGGAAGTTCAATGATTCTTACTTTTTCAAAATAGTATATCAGGAATGAAATATTGTTCAGTTTTATAATAAGATCAGTATTATAATGAATACCGGAGACATACATGGCAGAAGCAAATAGCAAGTCTATCCTCATAGTGGATGATACCCCGACCAATATTGATATACTTCTAGAAATTCTATCAGAGGAGTACGATCTTTCTGTCGCCACAGACGGTGAGTCTGCCCTGGAGAGTGTTGCCGAGTCTGCCCCTGATCTTATACTGCTGGATATTATGATGCCCGGTATGGACGGTTATGAGGTCTGTACAAGACTAAAGGCTGATGAGAGTACAAGAAGTATTCCTGTTATTTTTATTACTGCCATGAATGATATTAAAGATGAGCTGAAAGGTTTTGAAGTAGGTGCCATCGATTACATAACGAAACCCTTTTCACCACCCATTGTTCAGAGCCGGGTTGATTCTATATTGCAGCTTGAAGAGAAGAGCCAGGCATTGACGATTCTTACAAGAAAGCTCTCCAAATATCTGTCTCCACAGGTCTATGCTTCTATCTTCAGGGGGGAGCAGGATGTAATCATAGATTCCAAGAGAAAGAAACTTACAATTTTCTTTTCTGATATTGTGAATTTTACAGCCACAACAGACGGTATGGAATCGGAAGCCCTGACAGAACTTTTAAACAGTTACCTGGATGAGATGTCCAGAATTGCTCTGAAACATGGCGGAACCATAGATAAGTTTATCGGTGATGCCATTCTGATTTTTTTCGGAGATCCAGATACAAAGGGTGAACAGGAAGATGCACTGGCCTGTGTCTCCATGGCCATTGAGATGAGAGAACGTTTGAAAGAACTGCAGGAAAAATGGTACTCCTACGGTATGCAGGACCCCTTTCAGGTCAGAACGGGAATCAGTACCGGTTATTGTACTGTAGGTAACTTCGGCAGTAAAAACCGAATGGACTATACAATCATCGGGACTCAGGTAAACACTGCGGCCCGTCTTGAATCAAGTGCTCTTTCCGGACAGGTTGTTATTTCTCATGAGACATGGTCATTGATCAAGGACAAAATCAGATGTCTTAAGAATGGTATGATCACTGTAAAAGGGATACATAAGCCGATTCAGACTTATCTTGCCCTGGATCACTCTGCAAAGCAGAGTAAAGACAGTGATGTTCTGATTGCCGCTCAGCTTATGGAAGAAGCCATTTCTCTGGAACTGGATAAAACAATACAGGATCTATTTGTTCTTTTTGACAGAGAGAAGGCGGATTACGTGGTTGCCACTGAAAAAGGGATACCCCAGGGAGTTATTTATAAGGCTCAGCTCTTCGAACTTTTTCAGGGAGATCTTTCCAGGGCGGCCTACCTGAGTCAGACCATATCAAGTTTAAAAATAAGAAAAAGCCAGATTGTGGATAAAGATTGGCCAATAGTTGATATCAGGGATATATATTCCAAAAGAAAGGATCAGGAATTTTATGAACCTGTTCTTGTGACCGAAGAGGAAAAACTGGTTGGAGAAATACCTGCTTTCAGGCTGATAACATATTTCTTGAAAACTGAAAAATAAGAAGAATCAATGAGGGAAGTACTATGATTTTAGTTGTTGATGATACACCTGCCAATATCGATATAATTATTGAAATCCTCGGGGATATAGATGAAGTCGCTGTTGCCCTTGATGGTGAGGATGCCCTGGATATTCTTTCTGAAGAAAGTCCTGATCTTGTTCTTCTTGATATTATGATGCCGGGAATAGACGGTTATGAAGTATGCCGCAGGATGAAGGAAAACCCTGATTGGAAGAATATTCCCGTGATATTTCTCTCCGGGAATGATCAGGCGGCAGAAAAAGAGAAGGGAATGGCCCTCGGTGCGGTGGACTATCTGATAAAGCCAATCGATCCTGCACTGGTCATTGAAAAAGTTAAGACTTATCTACCGTCCTGATAATAAGGCGCAGGATGTTTTTGCATCTATGCGCAGGCATCCTATTACTCAGTGAATAAAAAAATCTTGTTATTTTATTCTCTTCGATTATAATCAAAATATGGCTCAACAAACAGAAAATTATAGATATTTCGGTAATCCTGAGGGCCTCGATCTCAGGGGAATGCCTGTCCGTGTATTGATAGTAGATGATGAAGAACTCACCCGCAAGCTGGTAAGCCAGGTTCTGCGGTCTGTGGGTTATGATGTTGTTGGAGAGGCAACAAATGGTGTTGAAGCTCTTGAAATGTTTAAGATGTATAAACCTGAGATGGTGACCATGGATGTCAGAATGCCTCAGATGGATGGGATTTCAGCTCTGAAGCAGCTGAAGATAATTGATCCAGGTGCAAGTGTGGTAATGCTGACCAATGAAAATGATAAGGAAACAGTTACCCAAATCATTAAAGCCGGTGCATTGAATTATATTGTAAAACCCATCAAGAGACAGACCATTCTTCAGAAACTGCGTGAAGCACGTATTTCTATTTACGAAAATCAGAAGAGTAAATAAGCTTACGAAAATTGAAATACCCGGTGTTTTCGAGAAGTCTCACTCCCCGATTTTTTTTTAGAGTTTCTTTTTTAATTCTTCAATATTTACTGTATACCTCTGGATAATTGTTCCGCATTTTTTAACTTCATTAAATCCTTTTTCATATTGAAAGACCATCTCTGATTTATTCCTGGACATATACATTGAATTTGATAATATATTTGATTCCTGTGAATGGATATCATGAAGAATCTTATCATTCAATTTCTGCCGTGCTGGAAAATTCATAAGGGTCATCTGTGAGACCTCTACTGTCGATCTATCTTTTGCGGTGATGGTTTGCTCAAAAACCCTATTAAAGGGGGAGCAAGCTTTGTGCAGATCCATCAGAGCAGACCCGATTTGCGGTCTTATCTCATCGTTGTAGGGATTTAAGAGTTGAGGTTCCATTTTTTTTGAGAGAACGTATAAGATGTTTCAGTTCGAAATCATGTCCGGTACCGGTTTTTTTCTCAGGAAGAACTATCAGAAAGAATCGATTGAGGGCAAGTTTCATATTCATAATGAAAAGTATATTCCCTAAAGCCCCTGCATGCTATAAAAAATCCTGATTCGTATATATTTTACTCTTTTTCAAAGCCTTCTGCATGTTGCAAAAGACCTGACTTATAGAATGATGACTTATTGCGGCCGGTTTTCTTTGATTGATACAGGGCGGTGTCAGCTCTCTTTAGAAGATTGTTTTCATCCAGGTTTTCAAGGTAATTGTAACTGGCAATGCCAAGACTGACAGTCACTTTGAGAATAGTTCCCTGATAATCAGTTTCCATGTCCTCTATTGCCTTTCTGAAGCGTTCAGATGCAAGCCATGCCTCTTTTCTTCCTGCATAAGGGAGGAGCACCGTGAATTCTTCTCCTCCGAAACGGGACAGAATATCGCCTTCTCTTATTGTTTTATACAGAACTTTAGCAAGACTTATTATCACTTCATCACCGGCCAAATGCCCGTAGGAATCGTTGAATTTTTTGAATTTATCTATGTCCATAATAATAATGGAGAATGGTGTTCTTATTCTGCTGGATCGGGCTATCTGCTCGTTTACCCTGTGAATAAAAAAATTATGGTTGTAAAGGTTTGTTTTAGGATCCTTCACTGAGTGCTCATAATGAATTGTGTTCTGTATGGCGATTGAAGTGAAATGCATCAGCCTGTCAATATAGGCAATTTCTTTTGCACTGTACTCTTCACCCAGCACCTTAGGTGCAAATAGAATTACCCCGTACAATCCGGATATTCCCAGAACAGGAACAACAATTTCCGGATTGAATCTACGGAAGGTGTCCATATTTTCACTGTTGCTGAGTTCATTTTCAAGAATAAGAAAGCTGGTGGTTCCCGAGTGGTTTCGAAAAAAACGCTCCATCCCTTCCAGGCTTCTTATTTCAGCATCAGTTTCAACGCTTTTCATATTTTCATAGGACAGTATTTTGATACGGTTTACCATTATTCCTTCATTCAGAATAAAAGTAAGTTTTGAAGGAATGAATTTGTCTGAAAGGAATTCAATGATAAGGTCTATAACTTCTTCAATTGATTCCTGGCGGATTATCTCATATGCTTCCTCTAGTAGTGAATCCTGAGCCTTGTTATCTTCCTGCAGGGCTTCAACAAAATTAAGAATTCCGGATTCTCTGAATAGATCATAGTTTTTGAGTATCAGTGGATTTTTTACATTTTCTTCCCATGTCATTTAATGTCAGTATAAAGGATTATTTGATTTATTACTTTTATTTTTCTTATAGAAATCTGAGGATCATCTGTTCTTTGAGAAATTCAGTATCTCTCTCTTTTCTGATAAAATGATCCATCAGAATAAGAAGTATCCATTGTGCATTCAGAGCTATCTGCATCTCCGGGATACCCCTGTATGTATCACTTTTTTTAAGAATGCTGATGATTATGGGGTAAATTTGTGAAAAGACATTCTGCTCATTATTGTTCATGTAATCTGAGGAGATCCTGTCACCATACAGAATGATTCCCAGACCATCTCTGGCACTGATCTCGGATGAAAGAATATCAATAAACTGAATTAAATTTTCCTTAGCCGGCAGGCCAGGAATCATGCTGAGCTTTTTTGCAGTATTGGACCAGCTGATAATAAAAAGATCTTCCAGCAGTGCCTTATGAGAAGGGTAGTAATTGTATATCGTTCCCACAGCAGTGCCGCAACGGGCCGCCAGCCTTCGCATACTGCAGGCCTTCAATCCCTCTTCCCTTATCAGTTCCTCAGCTGAGTGGAGTATGTCTTCTTTTGTCTTAATTTTATATCGCATTCAAGAGTTCTCCCTTCTGTTTCTGCAGCTCTATATTAAGTTCCCCGCTTTTAAGCAGAGGAAAAAGAAATGTTGCTGACAGGATAAAGGTAAGAATATCTGAAAAAGTCTGAGCAAGAAGGACTCCCAGTGCTCCATAGTTTCTTCCCATCAGAATTAGAAGAGGAATGAGTATAAATCCCTGGCGTGCAGTACTGAGAATCATAGATTCAACTCCCTTTCCCAGGGCCTGAAAAAAGACAGTGATAGTATTGGAAAATCCGTATAGAAACAGAGCTGCTGAATAGGCATAGAGTCCGGTGACCCCGAAGGCTGTAACTTCAGGGCTGGCTCTGAAAATATGCATTATATAACTGGGAACTGTCAGAAACAGAAGAGCATTAGCCCCCATGGCTACCCCGCTCACTTTCATGGCATAAAAGAATGCACTGCGTACCCGCCCGATATCTCCGGAACCTTGATTAAATCCTATAACAGGCTGAACTCCCTGTCCCAGACCGAATATTATATAGGTAGGCAGCAGGGTTATCCTGGTGAGAACTCCGATTGCCGCCAGAAGATCAGCACCGCCGTAATGGACTGAGCTTTGATTCATTACAGCCATGGAAAGGCTGAACAACAGTTGCTTGAAAAAAGTTGGTAATCCAACAGTCATAATGCTCTTAAAATAGGCTTTATCAAGACTGATGAATTTTATCTTGAGGGAACAGACCGTTTTTTTGCGCAGATAGGCAGATAGAAGAATAACAAAGGTGACTCCCTGGGAAATCGTTGTTGCTATGGCGGCTCCGCTGATACCCCATTGGAAGGTAAATATAAAAAGCGGATCCAGGATAATATTCAGAATAGAACCAAGACCCATCCCCATCATAGAAATCATGGCGCTTCCTTCAGAACGGAGAAGGTTGTTCATCACCATATTGCTTATCATAAAGATAGATCCCAGTATGATATAAAAAGCATAGGATTCGGCAAGTTCAATAACTGCTTCTGTAGCTCCAAAGAAATGGAGTATCCGATCCATGAAAATCAGATTTACTATTATAAATAGAATCCCGAGAATTATCCCCAGGAAAAAAGTCGTTGAACATATTCTTGAGGCTGCGTCTCTTTCTTTCTTGCCCAGAAGTCGTGATACAACAGCGGCAGCTCCCATCCCCAGAGCCAGACCGATGGCCGAACTGAGCATTATTATAGGCATTACAATTTGTGTCGCGCCTGTTGCCTCGGTACCGATCCAGGCTACAAACATCGTATCCACAATATTGTAGAGGGCCATGATAATCAGTCCGCTGATGGCAGGCAGTGATATTTTATTCACTGCCTTATGAATGGGTGCACTGGCCATCAGTTTTATTCTGGAATCATTCATTAATTATTATCCTTTTATATGAACACTGTTCATATTGAAAGAAATTATTTTATATGAACACAGTTCATATTGTCAATGCTGCTATAGTAAAGTATCAGCATTGACATATCTGCTCTAAAGTACTGAAATCAGAGGGGGAGAGACATCAATGAGAGTTTGTATCCGGTCAAACATAATTTTAATAATCTTCTTTTTAATGGGAGTCCTATATCTGAGGGCAGAGGAAATCGTCGAAACGGAGGAAATCCTCGAATCGGAGGAAATAACTTTTAAAACAGTTTACCGGGATGATCATGTCTTTGAGACCAGAGGTATCGTTTATGTCCGGGGCGATATGGATGATCTTAATACTGTGCTCCTGGATGTTCATGATTATCGTCACTGGATTCTTGACGGTCTTACCCGCAGGAGTGTTCAAAGTGATGAACTTCCCGCTTTACTTGTAGATGTGCTTGTTGATCCTCAGAATTCAGATGAAATTAAAATAATCTATGATCTAAACAGATTTCTCAAGTTTAGAGGATTGTCCGCAAGCTTTCGTACAGAATGGGACTATGGAGCTTCAGGTGTTCTGAGAAGTCTCTCTTTTATCTATTCCGGCAGGAAATCCTATCTAAGAGAGGGGCGTTATACCTTTAATTTTACAGAAACTGCTGAGGGCATAGGGATAGAGTTTGTTTGTGAGGCCAGGTTATCAGGGCTCCTCGATCTGTTCTTCACTGTCAGAATCTATGATAAAAATATGAGCTTTTATATCAGAGGTCTCTCTGGAAATCTTAAAAAAAGATTGGAGTCTGATTCTCAAACCCCTTAACTTTGCTCTTGAAGATGAATCCTTATTCTTCTGCAGAATGTTCTTTATTTATGGTTCTGATAGTCTCCAGATTATCCATAAAGACATTAATCAGTTCGGGATCAAAATGCTTCCCTCTCTGCTCATCCAGATATTTCAGACAATCCTCTTCACTCCAGGCCATTTTATAGGGTCTGGTGCTGCTTAAGGCATCAAAAACGTCGGCTATAGCCGTAATTCTGGCTTCAATAGGTATTGCTTCCCCCTTGATACCAAGAGGATAACCGCTTCCATCCCATTTTTCATGGTGGTTAAGAGCAATATTAGCAGCTGTTTCGATAAGAACTTCAGAGTTTTCGTCAAAAACCTTTCGGTCAATTTCATCATTCTTCATAAAGCTGTCAATGAATCTGTTTTCTGAAAGAATCTCATGACCGTACTGACAATGATTCTGCATTTCATGCCATTCAGGATTTGTCAGCTTTCCCTCTTTCAGAAGTATATTGTCAAGTATTCCTATCTTACCGATATCATGTACAGGGGATGCCAGTTTTATCAGGTTAATCCTTTTTTCATTCCAGCCGAGTCCCCGGGCCAGACAGGCTGCATATTCAGAAACTCTCAGGAAATGGTTTCCAGTTTCAAAGTCTCTGTATTCCGCAGCCTGTGAGAGTAT
Above is a window of Oceanispirochaeta sp. M1 DNA encoding:
- a CDS encoding metallopeptidase TldD-related protein, encoding MINTIQKQLINAEINEWTILEKKSRSRELFFIRKDLDMNRSKDVSSFTVTVFKDYSEDCKNYRGSATVVLGNNMTEEEISEKLKTAIYSASFVRNAYYPIPSYANPQVSENSGRLSERDLMPVLSEITESLFKNDSHSEGGINSAEIFVNQYEFHFVSSKGTDVSYKQNRGEIELICDWNKADKSVELYNMFSFADYSPSLIEDECRTQIEQCRFRAEAGNAAKIESVNIVLRDYAVREMMDFYRIHSNVQGIFEGTARGEKGKIFQGEDVKGDLLDIILDPALPHSPFSSPIDKDGVELKKIQLFEKGKLLRYQGSQQYSHYMEEEASGLIPNIVVESGSHSVDDWKKEPYVEIMTFSDFQMDPMTGDFGGEIRLAIYFDGEKSIPISGASISACLFDVQKEMYLSKERLDIENYSGPRYLMFPGGTISGE
- a CDS encoding response regulator, with amino-acid sequence MAQQTENYRYFGNPEGLDLRGMPVRVLIVDDEELTRKLVSQVLRSVGYDVVGEATNGVEALEMFKMYKPEMVTMDVRMPQMDGISALKQLKIIDPGASVVMLTNENDKETVTQIIKAGALNYIVKPIKRQTILQKLREARISIYENQKSK
- a CDS encoding TetR/AcrR family transcriptional regulator, whose translation is MRYKIKTKEDILHSAEELIREEGLKACSMRRLAARCGTAVGTIYNYYPSHKALLEDLFIISWSNTAKKLSMIPGLPAKENLIQFIDILSSEISARDGLGIILYGDRISSDYMNNNEQNVFSQIYPIIISILKKSDTYRGIPEMQIALNAQWILLILMDHFIRKERDTEFLKEQMILRFL
- a CDS encoding TldD/PmbA family protein, yielding MNVQISSFLQDHRVKLKELVSLLSKEFKYISILGCDSSGTRYQMMKTGSSINESSWAERGFVCRIYNGRGYSEYSFSQLKDIEETAAAIRQSAEEAVILSKSLNQVEYPLIEEEKWSESFRGTVKNSPVQTGSETIINQLKARMDEGLKMADFLVDLRVIYEYVHISKIFISSNKDLDQSYIWSQGYMFPIGKNEKGIKYTHKSFSGMKGTELLDEMQDALKDAIDEVEDLLNSERLVPGEYDIICNPAMSGLIAHEAFGHGVEMDMFVKKRAMAADYMNKAVASEKVNMHDGAAAADQVSSYLFDDEGMGGANSKIIDKGVLKMGISDLLSALKLGTKPTGNGKRQSFERKTYTRMTNTFFSPGTDSLDDMISSIDRGYLLENFSSGMEDPKNWGIQCVAVKGREIVNGKLTGRIVSPVFLTGFVPDLLKSISMVSPDLELSGSGACGKGYKEFVKTSTGGPYLKTKGKLA
- a CDS encoding hybrid sensor histidine kinase/response regulator: MDIFSKAEILAVDDTPMNLDIILETLDDDYEISISSDGKEALEVLETIIPDLILLDIMMPGMDGFEVCSILKKDERLKDIPVIFLTALNSTEDVVKGLSLGAVDYIYKPFNPEELRSRVRTHIELKRSREEIVRQNFEQKELLHVLCHDLANPFTSILGVLSILEDDLPDELDYYFKLLQSAANNGTEVINLVRQMRQASEKGIDLESLNLKEMLEESISMLRQRITDKKLDVEINVDQSLQVQAEKTSLINSVLNNLMTNAVKFSYSHEKIRIDAEEKGDGIVLSIRDYGMGMPEEIRENMFDISKNISRNGTDGEKGTGFGMPTVKKFMELYGGSLEVSSLDEKSSPRDHGSSMILTFSK
- a CDS encoding GGDEF domain-containing protein, with the translated sequence MTWEENVKNPLILKNYDLFRESGILNFVEALQEDNKAQDSLLEEAYEIIRQESIEEVIDLIIEFLSDKFIPSKLTFILNEGIMVNRIKILSYENMKSVETDAEIRSLEGMERFFRNHSGTTSFLILENELSNSENMDTFRRFNPEIVVPVLGISGLYGVILFAPKVLGEEYSAKEIAYIDRLMHFTSIAIQNTIHYEHSVKDPKTNLYNHNFFIHRVNEQIARSSRIRTPFSIIIMDIDKFKKFNDSYGHLAGDEVIISLAKVLYKTIREGDILSRFGGEEFTVLLPYAGRKEAWLASERFRKAIEDMETDYQGTILKVTVSLGIASYNYLENLDENNLLKRADTALYQSKKTGRNKSSFYKSGLLQHAEGFEKE
- a CDS encoding adenylate/guanylate cyclase domain-containing protein, which produces MAEANSKSILIVDDTPTNIDILLEILSEEYDLSVATDGESALESVAESAPDLILLDIMMPGMDGYEVCTRLKADESTRSIPVIFITAMNDIKDELKGFEVGAIDYITKPFSPPIVQSRVDSILQLEEKSQALTILTRKLSKYLSPQVYASIFRGEQDVIIDSKRKKLTIFFSDIVNFTATTDGMESEALTELLNSYLDEMSRIALKHGGTIDKFIGDAILIFFGDPDTKGEQEDALACVSMAIEMRERLKELQEKWYSYGMQDPFQVRTGISTGYCTVGNFGSKNRMDYTIIGTQVNTAARLESSALSGQVVISHETWSLIKDKIRCLKNGMITVKGIHKPIQTYLALDHSAKQSKDSDVLIAAQLMEEAISLELDKTIQDLFVLFDREKADYVVATEKGIPQGVIYKAQLFELFQGDLSRAAYLSQTISSLKIRKSQIVDKDWPIVDIRDIYSKRKDQEFYEPVLVTEEEKLVGEIPAFRLITYFLKTEK
- a CDS encoding HD domain-containing phosphohydrolase; this encodes MNSKILVIDDEPILRQVLQYYLEDIDFEVITAGDGLQGIEIAKKERPDVVLTDLRMPGADGLEVLAAVREMDDEIPIIVISGANRLNDAVQALRLGAWDYLIKPIQDLGLLEYSINKVLEKSTLLKENRRYKKHLEELVKERTQELELRNKQLDISRRQIIGILSQAAEYRDFETGNHFLRVSEYAACLARGLGWNEKRINLIKLASPVHDIGKIGILDNILLKEGKLTNPEWHEMQNHCQYGHEILSENRFIDSFMKNDEIDRKVFDENSEVLIETAANIALNHHEKWDGSGYPLGIKGEAIPIEARITAIADVFDALSSTRPYKMAWSEEDCLKYLDEQRGKHFDPELINVFMDNLETIRTINKEHSAEE
- a CDS encoding MATE family efflux transporter, translated to MNDSRIKLMASAPIHKAVNKISLPAISGLIIMALYNIVDTMFVAWIGTEATGATQIVMPIIMLSSAIGLALGMGAAAVVSRLLGKKERDAASRICSTTFFLGIILGILFIIVNLIFMDRILHFFGATEAVIELAESYAFYIILGSIFMISNMVMNNLLRSEGSAMISMMGMGLGSILNIILDPLFIFTFQWGISGAAIATTISQGVTFVILLSAYLRKKTVCSLKIKFISLDKAYFKSIMTVGLPTFFKQLLFSLSMAVMNQSSVHYGGADLLAAIGVLTRITLLPTYIIFGLGQGVQPVIGFNQGSGDIGRVRSAFFYAMKVSGVAMGANALLFLTVPSYIMHIFRASPEVTAFGVTGLYAYSAALFLYGFSNTITVFFQALGKGVESMILSTARQGFILIPLLILMGRNYGALGVLLAQTFSDILTFILSATFLFPLLKSGELNIELQKQKGELLNAI
- a CDS encoding PleD family two-component system response regulator, which translates into the protein MILVVDDTPANIDIIIEILGDIDEVAVALDGEDALDILSEESPDLVLLDIMMPGIDGYEVCRRMKENPDWKNIPVIFLSGNDQAAEKEKGMALGAVDYLIKPIDPALVIEKVKTYLPS